One Oceanicoccus sagamiensis genomic region harbors:
- the folK gene encoding 2-amino-4-hydroxy-6-hydroxymethyldihydropteridine diphosphokinase produces MAQVYLSIGSNIDRYQHISASLDALDKHFDGMTISPVYESEAVGFEGDNFLNLVVGFYCHLSVGDLARELRDIEHDNGRRRDGPKFGPRTLDIDILTYGDEVGVVDGVELPRDEIVKNAFVLLPLFDIAPEDTHPESHKSYAELWQNYDQASQKLWSVDFEWRGEKISVHA; encoded by the coding sequence GTGGCACAAGTTTATCTGAGTATCGGTAGTAATATTGATCGCTATCAACATATTAGCGCGTCGCTGGATGCGCTGGATAAACATTTTGACGGTATGACCATTTCGCCTGTGTATGAAAGCGAAGCGGTGGGTTTTGAGGGGGATAATTTCCTTAATCTGGTGGTGGGTTTTTATTGTCACCTTAGTGTGGGGGACTTAGCCAGAGAGCTACGCGATATAGAGCACGATAATGGCCGCCGTCGCGATGGCCCTAAATTTGGCCCGCGTACATTGGATATCGATATTCTAACCTACGGTGATGAGGTGGGTGTTGTTGACGGTGTTGAGTTGCCACGGGATGAGATTGTTAAAAATGCCTTTGTGCTATTGCCACTGTTTGATATCGCGCCAGAAGATACTCACCCCGAGTCTCATAAAAGTTATGCTGAGTTATGGCAGAACTATGATCAAGCAAGCCAAAAGTTATGGTCGGTAGATTTTGAATGGCGCGGCGAGAAAATCTCTGTTCACGCCTGA
- a CDS encoding SpoVR family protein has product MNQSQRQQPQQPISTGSDWTFELIQQYDEVIAGIAQEFGLDTYPNQIEIINSEQMMDAYSSSGMPLFYHHWSYGKHFLGIENNYSRGQMGLAYEIVINSNPCIAYLMEENTMTMQALVIAHACYGHNSFFKGNYLFRTWTEADSIIDYLVFARNYIAKCEERHGVDAVEKILDSCHALMNYGVDRYKRPHPISATKEMQRQQEREVLLQQQVNDLWRTIPVTKTEPGKDQLSPFPAEPQENLLYFLEKNAPLLEPWHREILRIVRKVAQYFYPQRQTQVMNEGWACFWHYTLLNEMYDRHLVTDGFMMEFLQSHTSVIFQPDFDSPYYSGINPYTLGFAMMIDIRRICENPTDEDRRWFPDFAGSNWQETLQFAMRNFKDESFIQQFLSPKVIRDLKLFCALDDDSRSEIEIMAIHNDSGYPIIREQLAGQYNIGDKEPNIQITHIDIRGDRSMRLEHQQHNRKPLNDDSQETLKHLHRLWGFDIQLDSIQAGKVVNSYHCPDIDDYPDPENQ; this is encoded by the coding sequence ATGAATCAATCACAGCGCCAGCAACCACAACAACCGATCTCTACCGGCTCAGACTGGACCTTTGAGCTGATCCAACAGTATGACGAGGTGATTGCCGGTATCGCTCAAGAATTTGGGCTGGATACTTACCCCAACCAAATAGAGATTATTAATTCAGAACAAATGATGGATGCCTACTCATCCTCCGGTATGCCCCTGTTTTACCATCACTGGTCCTATGGCAAGCATTTTCTGGGTATAGAAAATAATTACAGTCGCGGTCAAATGGGCCTGGCCTATGAAATCGTCATTAACTCCAACCCCTGCATTGCCTACCTTATGGAAGAGAACACCATGACTATGCAGGCGTTAGTCATTGCCCATGCCTGCTATGGCCATAATTCTTTTTTTAAAGGTAACTATTTATTCCGCACCTGGACAGAAGCTGACTCTATTATTGATTATTTGGTGTTTGCCAGAAACTATATTGCCAAATGTGAAGAGCGCCATGGCGTTGATGCCGTTGAGAAGATACTGGACTCCTGCCACGCCCTGATGAATTACGGTGTCGACCGTTACAAAAGGCCGCACCCTATTTCAGCCACCAAGGAGATGCAAAGACAACAGGAGCGCGAAGTCTTATTGCAGCAGCAGGTCAATGACCTCTGGCGCACTATTCCTGTCACCAAGACCGAACCCGGAAAAGACCAACTCTCTCCTTTTCCAGCGGAACCCCAGGAAAATCTGTTATATTTTTTGGAGAAAAATGCACCGTTGCTGGAGCCATGGCACCGTGAAATATTACGCATTGTTCGCAAAGTCGCCCAGTATTTTTATCCTCAACGCCAGACTCAGGTAATGAATGAAGGTTGGGCTTGTTTTTGGCATTACACCCTACTAAATGAAATGTATGACCGGCATTTAGTGACCGATGGATTTATGATGGAGTTTTTGCAGTCACATACCAGTGTTATCTTTCAACCGGATTTTGACAGCCCCTATTACAGTGGTATCAACCCCTATACGCTGGGCTTTGCCATGATGATAGATATACGCCGTATCTGTGAAAACCCCACCGATGAAGACCGGCGCTGGTTCCCGGATTTTGCCGGTTCTAACTGGCAGGAAACCCTGCAATTTGCCATGCGTAATTTTAAGGATGAAAGTTTTATCCAACAGTTTCTTTCCCCTAAAGTGATACGTGACCTTAAATTATTCTGTGCATTGGATGATGATAGCCGCTCCGAAATTGAGATTATGGCCATTCATAATGACAGTGGTTACCCAATTATTAGGGAACAGTTAGCCGGTCAATATAATATCGGGGATAAGGAACCCAATATCCAAATTACCCATATCGATATTCGCGGTGACCGCTCTATGCGCCTGGAACACCAACAACATAATCGCAAACCGCTGAACGACGATAGTCAGGAGACCTTAAAGCATCTGCATCGCCTATGGGGCTTTGATATTCAACTGGACTCTATTCAAGCGGGCAAGGTCGTTAACAGCTACCACTGCCCGGATATTGATGACTACCCCGACCCCGAAAACCAATAA
- the rpsU gene encoding 30S ribosomal protein S21, producing MPSVKLKDNEPFDIALRRFKRSCEKAGVLAEVRRREFYEKPTAVRKRKAAAAVKRHAKKVSRETRKHQRLY from the coding sequence ATGCCTTCAGTTAAATTAAAAGATAACGAGCCATTCGATATCGCCCTACGTCGCTTTAAGCGCTCTTGTGAAAAAGCCGGTGTTCTGGCTGAAGTACGTCGTCGTGAATTCTACGAGAAGCCAACAGCTGTACGTAAGCGTAAAGCCGCCGCTGCTGTTAAGCGTCACGCTAAGAAAGTATCTCGCGAAACTCGTAAGCACCAGCGTCTTTACTAA
- a CDS encoding multifunctional CCA tRNA nucleotidyl transferase/2'3'-cyclic phosphodiesterase/2'nucleotidase/phosphatase, with product MKTYLVGGAVRDKLLGVPYHEHDWVVVGATPEDLLSQGYQAVGKDFPVFLHPETKEEYALARTERKSGPGYTGFDCYASPDVTLEEDLIRRDLTINAMAEDNDGSIIDPYGGQRDLEKKYLRHVSAAFIEDPLRVLRIARFYARYHYLGFQIADETLQLMQTISTGDELLALPAERVWKEMEKALREQSPQQFFIALQQTKALDKLMPELSLLTAEQFSIVQKASEHKLSLTRFALLLSQLDTHSAETLCEKIKAPKEYKELAMLLARHQQYDSEIVNRAEVLLDTLEQLDPFRREQRFEHFLQCCELKFDSPRTTQQLRDAFIACKAINAGELAKQGLKGKAIAKALYSLRLEAIHQLLTTTDKE from the coding sequence ATGAAAACGTATTTGGTTGGCGGCGCCGTTAGGGATAAGTTATTAGGTGTGCCTTATCATGAACACGACTGGGTCGTCGTGGGTGCAACCCCTGAAGACCTGCTTTCTCAGGGCTACCAAGCCGTGGGCAAAGACTTCCCGGTTTTTCTTCACCCTGAGACCAAAGAAGAATACGCCCTTGCCAGAACCGAACGTAAATCAGGCCCGGGCTATACCGGCTTTGATTGTTATGCCAGCCCCGATGTTACCCTTGAAGAAGACCTTATCCGGCGAGACCTAACTATTAATGCCATGGCGGAGGATAACGACGGCAGTATTATCGACCCCTATGGTGGCCAGCGCGACCTTGAGAAAAAATATTTACGGCATGTTTCAGCCGCATTTATTGAAGACCCATTACGCGTTTTACGCATCGCCCGCTTTTATGCCCGCTATCATTATTTAGGCTTTCAGATTGCTGACGAGACATTGCAGCTAATGCAAACCATTAGCACTGGCGATGAACTGCTTGCATTGCCTGCCGAAAGAGTTTGGAAAGAAATGGAAAAAGCACTGAGGGAGCAATCACCGCAGCAATTTTTTATAGCGCTGCAACAGACCAAGGCGCTGGACAAGTTGATGCCTGAGCTCTCCCTGCTCACTGCTGAGCAGTTTTCAATCGTACAAAAAGCCAGCGAACATAAACTTAGCCTTACCCGCTTTGCCCTATTGCTAAGCCAACTTGATACTCATAGCGCAGAGACACTCTGTGAAAAAATCAAAGCGCCCAAAGAATATAAAGAACTGGCTATGCTGCTAGCCCGCCACCAACAATATGATTCTGAAATAGTGAACCGCGCGGAAGTATTACTGGACACCCTCGAACAACTTGACCCCTTTCGGCGCGAACAGCGCTTTGAACATTTTCTGCAATGCTGTGAACTTAAGTTTGATTCACCGCGTACAACACAACAACTACGTGATGCCTTTATAGCCTGCAAAGCCATCAACGCTGGCGAACTGGCCAAACAAGGCCTGAAAGGTAAAGCTATCGCCAAAGCCTTATATAGCCTGCGCCTTGAAGCGATTCATCAATTACTGACAACAACGGATAAAGAATGA
- a CDS encoding PrkA family serine protein kinase — protein sequence MGIFNHFQNRYASTQQEEITLQEYLQLCKDNPNTYANASERLLAAIGEPEMIDTATDPRLSRIFSNKIIKRYKVFSEFYGMEEAIENIVAYFRHAAQGLEENKQILYLLGPVGGGKSSLAEKLKALMEKEPIYCLKGSPVFESPLGLFDPAEDAQILQEDYGIPERYLGTIMSPWAVKRLHEYNGDITQFKVVKIYPSRLDQIAITKTEPGDENNQDISSLVGKVDIRQLEEFPQNDPDAYSFSGGLCRANQGIMEFVEMFKAPIKVLHPLLTATQEGNYNSTEGLSAIPFDGIILAHSNESEWQSFKNNKNNEAFIDRVYIVKVPYCLRVSEEIRIYEKLLQNSSLAHAPCAPDTVKMLGQFTVLSRLIEPENSNIFSKMRVYDGESLKDTDPKAKSMQEYHDNAGVNEGMNGLSTRFAFKILAKVFNFDPTEVAANPVHLLYVLEQQIEQEQFQPELAERYLNVIKEYLAPRYVEFIGKEIQTAYLESYSEYGQNIFDRYVTYADFWIQDQEYRDPETGEILDRPAINEELEKIEKPAGISNPKDFRNEIVNFVLRARANNDGKNPNWSSYEKLRTVIEKKMFSNTEDLLPVISFNAKASADDQKKHTDFVSRMVERGYTEKQVRLLSEWYLRVRKSQ from the coding sequence ATGGGAATATTTAATCACTTTCAAAACCGCTATGCATCCACACAGCAAGAAGAAATCACTCTTCAAGAATATCTGCAGCTGTGTAAAGACAACCCCAACACCTATGCCAACGCCTCCGAACGATTACTCGCCGCTATTGGCGAGCCGGAAATGATTGATACGGCAACGGACCCCCGCCTTAGTCGAATTTTTTCTAATAAAATTATTAAACGTTATAAAGTGTTTAGTGAATTTTATGGCATGGAAGAAGCCATAGAAAATATTGTGGCCTATTTTCGTCATGCGGCCCAAGGGCTGGAAGAAAACAAACAAATACTATATCTGTTGGGCCCGGTGGGTGGTGGCAAGTCTTCACTGGCAGAAAAACTAAAGGCCCTTATGGAAAAAGAGCCAATCTACTGCCTCAAAGGCTCGCCGGTTTTTGAGTCTCCTTTAGGGCTATTTGACCCCGCAGAAGACGCCCAAATATTGCAAGAAGACTACGGTATTCCAGAGCGCTATCTCGGCACCATTATGTCCCCCTGGGCGGTTAAACGCCTGCATGAATACAATGGTGATATTACTCAGTTTAAAGTCGTTAAAATCTACCCTTCACGTCTGGACCAAATTGCCATTACAAAGACTGAACCCGGCGATGAAAACAATCAGGATATTTCTTCTCTGGTGGGCAAGGTTGATATTCGCCAACTGGAAGAATTTCCCCAGAACGACCCCGATGCTTATAGTTTTTCGGGCGGGCTATGTCGCGCCAATCAGGGCATTATGGAATTTGTAGAGATGTTTAAGGCGCCGATAAAAGTGCTGCACCCCTTACTCACCGCCACTCAGGAAGGTAACTACAATAGCACCGAAGGTTTAAGCGCGATCCCCTTTGATGGAATTATTCTGGCCCACTCCAATGAGTCGGAGTGGCAGTCTTTTAAAAACAATAAAAACAACGAAGCGTTTATTGACCGTGTTTATATTGTCAAAGTGCCCTATTGCCTGCGGGTTTCTGAAGAAATCAGAATCTATGAAAAACTGTTACAAAATAGCTCACTAGCCCATGCGCCATGCGCACCCGACACCGTTAAAATGTTAGGCCAGTTCACGGTGTTGTCACGCCTGATCGAACCGGAGAACTCCAATATCTTTTCTAAAATGCGAGTCTATGATGGCGAGAGCCTAAAGGATACCGACCCTAAGGCCAAAAGCATGCAGGAATACCATGATAACGCCGGTGTAAATGAGGGCATGAATGGGCTTTCCACCCGCTTTGCGTTTAAGATTTTGGCCAAGGTATTTAATTTTGACCCCACTGAAGTTGCGGCCAACCCCGTGCATTTACTCTATGTACTAGAGCAACAAATAGAACAGGAACAATTTCAGCCTGAGTTAGCGGAACGCTATCTGAATGTCATTAAAGAATATCTGGCACCACGGTATGTCGAATTTATCGGCAAAGAAATACAGACAGCGTATCTGGAGTCCTACTCTGAATACGGGCAAAATATTTTTGACCGCTATGTGACCTATGCCGATTTTTGGATTCAGGACCAGGAATACCGCGACCCTGAAACCGGGGAAATTCTCGACCGCCCTGCCATCAATGAAGAACTGGAAAAAATCGAGAAGCCCGCGGGAATATCCAACCCGAAAGACTTCCGCAATGAAATCGTCAACTTTGTGCTTAGGGCCAGAGCAAATAATGATGGCAAAAACCCCAACTGGAGCAGCTACGAAAAACTTCGCACGGTGATTGAGAAAAAGATGTTCTCCAATACCGAAGATTTACTGCCGGTTATTTCCTTTAATGCCAAAGCCTCCGCCGATGACCAGAAGAAACATACCGACTTTGTCTCTCGAATGGTAGAACGGGGCTATACCGAAAAACAGGTCAGACTTTTATCCGAATGGTACTTACGAGTACGAAAATCTCAATAA
- a CDS encoding pteridine reductase translates to MSEQTTQRVALVTGAAQRIGAEICKTLHGAGFNIIIHYRSSSQPAEELADQLNQQRSGSAHCIKADLTNSNDVLALAIAAEKHWGHIDALINNASTFYPTPLNTSTEEDWNALFDSNVKGPFFLSQTLTPTLSQRQGCIVNLVDIHSEKPMADHTIYSMAKASVAMMTKTLAKEMAPAVRVNGVSPGAILWPEQELDPNDKSSILNKVPMQKIGDVSDIAKTVAFLVNDAPYITGQIIAVDGGRSLNM, encoded by the coding sequence ATGAGCGAACAGACCACACAACGGGTTGCTTTAGTTACCGGTGCCGCCCAACGGATAGGCGCAGAAATTTGTAAAACACTCCATGGTGCTGGCTTTAATATTATTATTCACTATCGCTCATCCTCCCAGCCCGCCGAAGAACTGGCTGATCAGCTTAACCAGCAGCGCAGCGGTTCAGCGCACTGCATTAAGGCAGACCTGACCAACAGCAATGACGTACTAGCTTTGGCTATTGCCGCAGAAAAACACTGGGGGCATATTGATGCATTAATTAATAATGCCTCCACTTTTTACCCCACCCCCCTTAACACATCGACCGAAGAGGATTGGAATGCTTTGTTTGATAGCAATGTTAAAGGGCCGTTTTTTCTTAGCCAGACACTAACACCTACTCTAAGTCAGCGGCAGGGCTGCATTGTTAATCTGGTCGATATTCATAGTGAAAAGCCCATGGCGGATCATACAATCTACTCCATGGCAAAAGCCAGCGTTGCTATGATGACAAAAACTCTGGCCAAAGAAATGGCTCCTGCGGTTAGGGTCAACGGTGTTTCTCCCGGCGCTATATTGTGGCCGGAACAGGAATTGGACCCTAATGACAAATCATCCATACTGAACAAAGTACCGATGCAAAAAATTGGGGATGTGAGCGATATTGCCAAGACCGTTGCATTCTTAGTGAATGATGCGCCTTATATCACTGGGCAAATTATTGCTGTAGATGGTGGCCGCTCGTTAAATATGTAA
- the folB gene encoding dihydroneopterin aldolase, with amino-acid sequence MDIVYIRDLKIETVIGIYDWEREIKQTVSLDLEMAHDIRRAAETDDIADTLNYKAVAKRLISFIGDSEFLLVETMAERCAEIVRTEFSVPWLKLRLSKPGAVRGSQDVGVIIERGEKT; translated from the coding sequence ATGGATATTGTGTATATTCGGGATTTAAAAATTGAAACAGTTATCGGCATTTATGACTGGGAGCGGGAGATTAAGCAAACAGTGAGTCTCGATTTGGAAATGGCCCACGATATTCGCCGCGCCGCAGAGACTGACGATATTGCCGACACCTTAAACTATAAAGCCGTTGCCAAACGTTTAATTTCTTTTATTGGTGACAGCGAATTTTTATTAGTAGAAACCATGGCAGAGCGCTGTGCAGAGATTGTACGCACGGAGTTTTCAGTGCCCTGGTTAAAACTACGCCTAAGCAAGCCAGGAGCCGTGCGGGGTTCACAGGATGTCGGAGTTATTATTGAGCGCGGCGAAAAAACCTAA
- a CDS encoding GatB/YqeY domain-containing protein, producing the protein MTEQTLKARIHDEMKAAMRAKDKQRLGTIRLIQAEIKRIEVDERIDIDDARLLAVLDKMCKQRRDSIQQYTDAGRTELADVEVAEINVIQDFLPAQLSEAELASMIADAVAGTGAESMKDMGKVMGILKPKLQGRADMGEVSKLIKSQLS; encoded by the coding sequence ATGACAGAACAAACGCTAAAAGCCCGCATTCATGACGAAATGAAAGCGGCAATGCGAGCCAAAGATAAGCAGCGCCTGGGTACCATCCGGCTCATCCAGGCCGAAATCAAACGTATTGAAGTTGATGAGCGCATCGATATCGATGACGCGCGGCTTTTGGCTGTGCTCGATAAAATGTGCAAGCAACGTCGCGATTCAATCCAGCAGTACACCGATGCTGGCCGCACTGAGTTGGCTGACGTCGAGGTGGCTGAAATCAATGTGATTCAAGACTTTCTGCCCGCCCAACTTAGCGAAGCAGAACTCGCCAGCATGATTGCTGATGCGGTTGCTGGCACCGGTGCCGAATCTATGAAAGATATGGGCAAGGTGATGGGCATTCTTAAGCCCAAGTTACAAGGCCGCGCCGATATGGGCGAAGTCAGTAAACTGATCAAATCTCAACTGTCCTAA
- a CDS encoding YeaH/YhbH family protein, translating to MSYLIDRRLNAKNKSAVNRQRFIRRYKKHIKKAVADAVSSRSITDIENGEQITIPSDDIQEPSFGHSPGGKRTTIHPGNKEFVQGDKIPRPQGGGGAGGSKASNTGEGLDEFAFQITQDEFLEFMFDDLELPNLVKRQLAGSDSFKYKRAGYSTVGTPNQINIVRSLRAANARRIALGSPSKKKVAQLQQELEQLLEEAPQQSDKIQSLREQIEHLNIKLKRIPFLDTFDIKYNLTVKEPQPTSKAVMFCIMDVSGSMNQSTKDMAKRFFILLYLFLQRNYDRTDVVFIRHHTSATEVDEEAFFYSRETGGTIVSSALSLMKTIMQARYPTSEWNIYGAQASDGDNWDNDSSKCYDLLVNEIMPHTQHFSYVEISPREHQSLWHEYEQVQSHFEETFAIQQIIQPADIYPVFRDLFQRRPA from the coding sequence TTGAGTTATCTGATTGATAGACGTCTCAATGCCAAAAACAAAAGCGCTGTTAATCGCCAACGTTTTATTCGCCGTTATAAAAAGCATATTAAAAAAGCGGTGGCCGATGCCGTTAGCTCCCGCTCTATTACCGATATAGAAAACGGTGAGCAGATCACCATCCCCAGTGACGACATCCAGGAACCCTCCTTTGGGCATAGCCCTGGCGGCAAACGTACCACCATCCACCCCGGTAATAAGGAGTTTGTTCAGGGCGATAAAATACCTCGACCTCAAGGCGGTGGCGGAGCGGGTGGTAGCAAGGCCAGTAATACGGGCGAAGGTTTGGATGAATTTGCCTTTCAGATTACTCAGGATGAGTTTTTGGAGTTTATGTTTGATGATCTTGAACTCCCTAACCTGGTGAAAAGACAGCTGGCAGGGTCAGATAGCTTTAAATATAAAAGGGCTGGCTATTCGACTGTCGGCACCCCCAACCAAATTAATATTGTCAGATCCCTCAGGGCAGCCAACGCCCGACGGATTGCTCTGGGCTCGCCCTCGAAAAAGAAAGTAGCACAACTGCAACAAGAGCTGGAGCAACTATTGGAAGAGGCACCTCAGCAGAGCGATAAAATCCAATCTTTAAGAGAGCAGATTGAACACTTAAACATCAAGCTCAAGCGCATTCCTTTTCTGGATACCTTTGATATTAAATACAACCTGACTGTTAAAGAGCCACAGCCTACCTCCAAGGCGGTTATGTTCTGCATTATGGATGTATCAGGCTCTATGAATCAGTCCACCAAAGATATGGCCAAGCGATTTTTTATTCTGTTGTATCTTTTTTTACAGCGTAATTATGACCGCACCGACGTGGTGTTTATTCGTCATCATACCAGCGCGACTGAAGTTGACGAAGAAGCCTTTTTTTACTCCAGAGAAACCGGCGGCACTATTGTCTCCAGCGCATTATCGTTAATGAAAACCATTATGCAGGCCCGCTACCCTACCTCAGAATGGAATATCTATGGCGCACAGGCATCCGACGGTGATAACTGGGATAACGATTCCAGTAAATGCTATGACTTATTAGTGAACGAGATAATGCCCCACACCCAACATTTCTCTTATGTGGAAATTTCCCCCAGAGAGCATCAATCACTGTGGCATGAATATGAGCAGGTGCAATCACACTTTGAAGAGACCTTTGCTATTCAGCAAATTATCCAACCCGCCGATATCTACCCGGTGTTCCGGGATTTATTCCAGCGGAGGCCCGCATGA
- the tsaD gene encoding tRNA (adenosine(37)-N6)-threonylcarbamoyltransferase complex transferase subunit TsaD, translating into MLILGIETSCDETGIALYDSERGLLAEALYSQIELHTEYGGVVPELASRDHIRKTLPLIEQVLAEAGCQRQDIAGVAYTSGPGLVGALMVGAMIGRSLAYALNIPGIGVHHMEGHLLAPMLEDNPPDFPFVALLVSGGHTQLVRVDGIGQYQLLGESLDDAAGEAFDKTAKMLKLPYPGGPQVAKLAESGEPGRFTFPRPMVKHPGLDFSFSGLKTYTLNTVHEHANQEGVVDEQTRADIAHAFQRAVVETLVIKCKRALKQESLSQLVMAGGVSANRELRVGLEQALAKINAQVFYARPEFCTDNGAMIAYAGCQRLLAGQGDTLSVIATPRWPMDQLLALT; encoded by the coding sequence ATGCTAATTCTCGGTATAGAAACATCCTGTGATGAAACCGGTATCGCGCTCTATGACAGTGAGCGGGGCCTGTTGGCGGAAGCCTTATACAGCCAAATTGAGCTGCATACCGAGTATGGTGGGGTCGTACCTGAGCTGGCGTCGCGGGACCATATTCGCAAAACTCTGCCTTTAATTGAACAAGTGTTGGCTGAAGCCGGTTGTCAGCGGCAGGATATAGCGGGGGTAGCCTATACCTCAGGCCCCGGCCTGGTGGGGGCATTGATGGTGGGAGCCATGATTGGCCGCTCACTGGCCTATGCGCTGAATATTCCCGGTATTGGTGTTCATCATATGGAAGGGCATTTACTGGCCCCCATGCTGGAAGATAATCCGCCAGACTTCCCCTTTGTCGCTCTATTAGTCTCTGGCGGCCACACCCAGCTGGTCAGAGTGGATGGTATTGGTCAGTACCAGCTATTGGGTGAGTCTTTAGATGACGCCGCAGGTGAAGCCTTTGATAAAACCGCGAAAATGCTAAAGCTGCCCTATCCAGGGGGGCCTCAGGTTGCCAAACTGGCTGAATCCGGTGAGCCTGGCCGTTTTACCTTCCCGCGCCCTATGGTTAAGCACCCCGGCCTGGATTTTAGTTTTAGCGGCTTGAAGACCTATACCCTGAATACCGTCCATGAGCATGCTAATCAAGAGGGGGTAGTTGATGAGCAAACCCGCGCAGATATCGCCCATGCATTCCAGCGCGCTGTGGTTGAAACCCTGGTGATCAAGTGCAAGCGAGCTTTAAAGCAGGAGTCGCTGTCCCAGTTGGTGATGGCGGGAGGTGTCAGTGCTAATAGGGAGCTGAGAGTTGGGCTGGAACAGGCCCTGGCTAAAATTAATGCGCAAGTTTTTTATGCCCGTCCGGAGTTTTGTACCGATAATGGCGCTATGATTGCCTATGCTGGCTGCCAGCGACTATTGGCAGGGCAGGGTGATACGTTGTCAGTTATTGCGACACCTCGCTGGCCAATGGATCAGTTGCTGGCCTTAACATAG